The sequence CAATTAAAAATCGCCTTGCGTGGTATTCGTCCTCCCATTTGGCGACGTGTACTTATTCCAAGCAATATTACATTCGATCAACTTCATCTGATCATTCAAGAAGCAATGGGTTGGAAAAACTATCACTTATATCAATTTGAAACGGGCGACGCGATCATCGATGTACCACATCCTCTGGATGATTTTTCACACCCTTGGAAAGATATGCTCAATTCTCAAAAAGTGCGGATAAAAACATATTTAAGTCAAGAAAAAGACAAAGTTTTATATACGTATGACTTTGGGGACAATTGGGATCATGTTATTACATTAGAAAAAATTGAAAAACGAACGGAACCATTGCCACATCCCATTTGCATTAAAGGAAAACGAGCATGCCCACCAGAAGATGTCGGTGGCGTTTGGGGCTACCAAGATGTAATTGATATGATGCAAAACGATACAAGAAAACAAGAACGGGAAGAGTTTCTCGAGTGGTATGATGAATGGTACGGAGACGACTTTGATCCGGAATATTTTGATATAGAGGAAGTAAACGGAAGACTAGCAACAATCAAATTCAAATAAATGCATTTTTTAGGGCTGACTCAAAAGTCCGCTTTTTAGCGGTCTTTTCGGTCAGCCCCTTTTCTGTATCTCCAAATGCTCCTTTAACCGTTGCGAAATGGCTATACGTTCTTCCTCTGGTACAATCAAATAGTAGATCCCGTTTATTTTTTGACCTTTTCCTTGTATGTGTAGCTGCTCGATATGACGTCGTGCTTCTTTATAGTTCGCTTGAATTTGTTTCATGTCGTCAAATGTCAAATTTGTTTTTATATTTTTTCCTATCGCTTCAAGTATGTCACCATAGTTTGTAAGAGAAGAGAAGCTAGCTCCTTTTTTAATAATGGCCTCAATCACTTGTTTTTGGCGATCTTGTCTGCCAAAATCGCCACGTGGGTCTTCATAGCGCATACGAGCGTATTTTAATGCCTTTTCTCCATTTAGAGTAATTTCTCCTTTAGGGAACGACTCTCCTTCATATTCAAATGCAAAAGCATTATTTACTGTAACACCACCAACGGCATCTACGATATCTTTAAAGCTTTCCATGTTCACTTTAATGTAATAATCAATTGGAATGTCTAAAAATTGTTCAACTGTCGCAAGCGTCATTTCCACCCCGCCAAAAGCATACGAGTGGTTAATTTTGTCCTCTTTCCCTTTACCGACAATCAATGTGCGTGTATCTCGCGGAATGCTTACCATTTCTATCGACTGCTTTTTCGGGTTTACTGTCATCACAATTAACGAATCTGCCCGACCGCGATCATTTTTTCGTTCATCTACCCCAATAAGCAAAATCGAGATCGGTTGTTGCTTTGTAAATGATAGCTCCTCTGGGCGTTTCTCTGAATGTTCACGTTGAATAGGTTCGTGTATTTCGCTGATCGTTTGTTGTAGTTTATAGTAGTTTGTTGTAGTTTATAGTAAACAGAAAATGCATACGCCCCTACCAACGCAAGAAATAAAACAATTGCTCCGATCCATATACGTTTTACCCTTTTTCGTTCCGATTTCATCTACATCTTCCTCTTATCATGAAGTTATTTTCATGTGAAGGATATCATATAGCTCGACGAAGGGGAAGAGAAAGTTTGTACATCCTTTTATAACTAATTTCATTCTCTACATTAAATGAACAATTTCTATATCCGAATAAAATTTTCGCAAGTACTCTGCTAATAAACGACGATGACAGTAATGTGGGGCGTGTTCACTACATAGTAGACAAACCGTTTTCTTTGCGATGAGATCTTGATGGGACTGCTCTACTTTTCTCATTTTTAATAACTCTACATATTTCTCCTCATAATCTCCCCAAGCCATCTCCTTGTTTTTATACGCTTTGAGAATTTCCTCCGTGGGGGCAAGAAGGGGATCATGAATATAACCAATACCTAATATTTCTAAAATAAATGCTAAATCGTCTTTTTTAGCGTATCCCGATAATTGCGACGTATTATGCAAACGTGTGTCAATAACTACTTGAACATTTGCTTGTTTTAAAAGTTCCACAAACGTTCGCAACGGTTTCTTCGCAAACCCAATTGTGCAAATTTTCGCTTTCATTTTTTCACTCACCTAAAACAAACTTAATTGCTCTGTTTTCATAGGATTTAACTCCACCGCTTCAACTCCATACGGCTTAAAAAACTCCCCCACTAAACGGCGATGACAATAACGATGATCCGGGCAAAAACAAAGGAGTACAATATCTTTCCCTAGAAGCAATTTTTTATAAATATCTCGGAGCGACTTTAGCTTTTCTTCTTCTCTTAGTTCAGAAAGAAAGGCATTTTCATATAAAGGCCACCACTCATTCGTTTGTGTCCCTTTCCACTCCCTTAGGTAACGCTCAAACAACTGAGGGGAAGGTGACAAACTACGGACAACAATAGCACCTGTGATATTATGACCAGCACGTGTAATTTGCCATATTTCTGCATGAGGGGGCGCATACTTTAATCCTTCGATATTTGAGGTGTATAACTTTCCCTTTAGTTCCCTCATTCACCATTCCCCCTTCTTTTTACATTAAGTATACCATTAAGCAAGCGTAAATATCCACTTCCATTATGGGTATTGCGGCGGATAATCCACAAAGGGATTTGTGATAATACTAATAACCATCGGATATTCACGTGTAATATTCTTATTCGGTTCTGTTCGTGCCAATCCGATACACAAATATAAATTTTGAAACCCTTTAAAGGATATCGAGCGATGAGAGCGAAAAACGGAACGCCATTTTAAATCTGTTACCGGATAACCTTCTTTATAAGTATTGTTCCGATATTCTTTGGCATTCATTGTAAAGCAAATACGGTTCGCTCCTTCTATTTTCCAAATATCATCCACTTTGATTAAACATAACGATCGTCCGTTAGCATTTAGCGTATCATGTAGTGTTTGCTCACTTTCGAGATGCTGCTTAACAAATGCACATAGTTCAGTATTGTTTAATTCCCCGCATTTGTATAAGGATTCATAGCTCAGTACTCGAATATCTTCCGTATGCCCCGGTGAAGTAGGATCATTATATTTGACATAGTCGGTGACCTCCCATATGTCTCCCGGCTTAATGAACGTACCATCATCATATTTGTAGCTTGCCCAAAAACGATGATCAGGGGGCAATGGTCTGATCCATTGTCCACGTTCAGTCATCCCTGCAACACAGTAACGCTCGTATGTTTGTGTAATAGCTAGAATGATTATTTTCAATGGCCTATTCAAACTAACCATCCCCTTATCATCCCATAAAAAATATACAGAATATTAAGACTATTCGATCTAAAAATAAAATATCCTGCAATCGTTTAGAAAAAGATTTTTCACGTTTGTTTTAATTGTTAGCAAACGGATGAAAAGACACACAATTAAAAAACGTGACAGTATTAAATTCCTATAAAATCTAATAATAACTTATTTTTCACCATCTACACATAACTTCTATGCCAATTCTTGAACCATCTCTTTGGCTGTCACTTCATTCGACTGCCCTCGTTCGTACGCTTCAATTAAAATGCGTTTAAATTGCTCGATTTCTATTTGTACGGCTTTTGTCTGCACTTTCATCCCTCGATGCAATAAAAAAATCAGCCGCCCACCTATTTAAGCAAGAGGCTTGTAATTACATCAATAACTCGTTGTTGTTCCTCAATCGTCATACTTGAACCCGATGGCAAGCAAAGACAGTTTGCAAACAGCTCATCCGATACGCTCCAACCTTCTTCATGCGAATAATACCGCGTTCCTTCAAACAATTCGGGTGGTGACAGGCACCAAACCTAGAAGGAGATTTCGCCCCAAACCGGTCAGAGGACGGCGGAAAATGACTATTCGTACTGTTTTTTTCGTACGGGCTTCTAATTCTGCAATACGTGCTTTCCATTGCTGGTTTTCTTGTCTTAACTGTTTATTTTCGTTGATGAGTTTTTCGATGGTCTGGGCTTGACGTTCGATGTTTGCCACCATGCTTTCGAGTGTGAAGACCGCTTCTTGGAAGCCAAAAGCAACATTTGCCATTGTGTTCACCTCCCATGTCTATGATGGTAATTCGTATAGACAAGGAAGGTACGAACAAACCGGCTCTCGTAAATTTTTTCTATGTACGGGCTGAATAGTTACCCGCAAACTCTGACTGCATCTTGTTAATATCGCCTTAATCTCGGAAACTCCTTTCCGTTCACAAACAAATAATATTTTCGCACCGCATTTTGATAAGCATTATGATATAGCTTATCATTAAGCCTTTCTTGAATTTGCAGCAACAAATGATACATGGCTTCATCATTTTTCACAATATCATCTAAATTGACGTTCAGCTCTCGTTCGACCCTTAAAGCCTTTGCTACTCTTGAATGAACTGCTTTCACTTTGCTTTTTATATTGCTGTCGTTCATTAAGAATCTTCGAAACTCTTCTTCTCTCATTCTACACTCCTCCCTTCTTTATTTAGAATATTATCACAAAAAAGTTTGAGTCAAGACTTTGTGGGAGATTTTTTTCTCGACCGATTTTTTTGGTTATATATGGTTTTATAAAATCGTTATATGTAAGCGCTTTTACTTACTCTCATCCTGTAGGTATGTGCGTTTTCTCTCGTTTTAAAAACCTTTCAATGCTTGCAATGCCTCGTAAATCGGTGTCCCTGAAGATTGGCGAAGGTATGGGATGTTATCTCGTACCACTTCTGTCATTTGCGTTTGCACGCGCTTCAGTGCCTTTTTCACGATCGTTTCTCGTTTCGTTTCTTCTCGTTCTTCCGCGCCATACATCACTCCATCGCGTGTCCGAATGAGTAACGTATCTTTTATCGCGACGATCGCTCGCAACATCGCTTCAATCCCTGCATCCCTCCAACTTCGACCGTTTTTACTTCGTTTCGCAAACACATGCATCGTTCCTTCCGCACTCCCCATCGCCCTCATGTTTGTCGTGTCAATCCCTTTTTCCTTCAACCATACGCGATAGTCACGCAAACATCCTGGCATCTCCTCGATTCGACGAACAAGCGCCTCGAGTTGCTTTTCCTTCTCCTCATGTTCTAACGTACCGATGGCACTTGTGAGTTCTCGTAACACACCTTCTTCATCCCATGATGCTAACTTCTTTCGAATCACCCGATATCTCGCATGACCTCGGAACAATTGACGAATCT comes from Anoxybacillus flavithermus and encodes:
- a CDS encoding DUF488 family protein, with the protein product MKAKICTIGFAKKPLRTFVELLKQANVQVVIDTRLHNTSQLSGYAKKDDLAFILEILGIGYIHDPLLAPTEEILKAYKNKEMAWGDYEEKYVELLKMRKVEQSHQDLIAKKTVCLLCSEHAPHYCHRRLLAEYLRKFYSDIEIVHLM
- a CDS encoding DUF488 family protein, whose translation is MRELKGKLYTSNIEGLKYAPPHAEIWQITRAGHNITGAIVVRSLSPSPQLFERYLREWKGTQTNEWWPLYENAFLSELREEEKLKSLRDIYKKLLLGKDIVLLCFCPDHRYCHRRLVGEFFKPYGVEAVELNPMKTEQLSLF
- a CDS encoding plasmid pRiA4b ORF-3 family protein; translated protein: MLQKKQTVYQLKIALRGIRPPIWRRVLIPSNITFDQLHLIIQEAMGWKNYHLYQFETGDAIIDVPHPLDDFSHPWKDMLNSQKVRIKTYLSQEKDKVLYTYDFGDNWDHVITLEKIEKRTEPLPHPICIKGKRACPPEDVGGVWGYQDVIDMMQNDTRKQEREEFLEWYDEWYGDDFDPEYFDIEEVNGRLATIKFK
- a CDS encoding dual OB domain-containing protein, which encodes MNRPLKIIILAITQTYERYCVAGMTERGQWIRPLPPDHRFWASYKYDDGTFIKPGDIWEVTDYVKYNDPTSPGHTEDIRVLSYESLYKCGELNNTELCAFVKQHLESEQTLHDTLNANGRSLCLIKVDDIWKIEGANRICFTMNAKEYRNNTYKEGYPVTDLKWRSVFRSHRSISFKGFQNLYLCIGLARTEPNKNITREYPMVISIITNPFVDYPPQYP